DNA sequence from the Acidobacteriota bacterium genome:
GTCAGCTCGGTGGAAATACTCGGACGCTCGGCCATCGGAGAGCCTCTCTCATGAAGAAGACCCTCCGATGGTAGCAGAGCGTCCTACGCGCCGGTGGGAAGCGCCCGCCGCTGCTTCGGCCCGACGAACGCCGAAATGGCAAGCCACGCCATCGGGAACAGCACCAGGGCGTACGAGAAGTACTGGCCGTACACGCCATCGAAGCTGTACGGCTCGGTGAGCGCGTGCCAGTAGTCGCTTCCGGGCCAGAGGTGCGCCTCGGTCAGCTCGTGAAACCCGTAAATCAGCAACTGGACGACGAACACGGCGAGGAAGACGGCCGTCACCTGGAAGAAGAGCGACAGGTTGACGCGATGGCCGTAGCGGGACCAGAGCCACGCGACGAACGCCGCGAGCGCGGTGCCGCCGATGGCGCCGCCGATCAGCTCCGGCGACTTCACCTGGAACAGGAGCGCGTTCATGAGCAGCGCGGTCTCCATCCCTTCGCGCGCGATCATCAGCACGGTGAAGGTGAACACGCCGAAAAACGCCGCCCGGCCGGCCCGGAGGGCGGACTGCTCGAGCCGTCCCTCGATTTGCGCCTTCATCCGCCGGCCGATGCGCCACATGTGCACGATGAGGGTGGCGACCAGCACCGCGGCGATGAGCGCCAGCACCCCCTCCCAGAGCGCCTGGTTCAGCGCGCGCTGGAGCAGCACGCCGAGGCCGATGCTGGCCGCCACGGCGGCGGCAATCCCCCAATGCACGGCGGGCAGAAGCGCGTGCCGCCCCGTTTTTCGCAAGTACGCCAGACTGATGGCTACGATGAGAAACGCCTCGAGCCCCTCTCGAAGCGTGATGACGAACGCCTGTAGCATGCCGGTCCCCCGTCCCTGAGGTCCTGTCCCTTAAAGTGAGAATGAATCTCAATTTAGAGTCTATAACCGGATATCCGACAAATCAAGTCGGCTTTCGGGCTGATAGAATCGGCCCACTATGCGTCCGTTCTTTTTCCTGTTCGCGGTGGGCTTTGCGTGCGTGCTGGCCACGGTCATGGCCCAGCCGCCGCAGGCCCAGGATTTCCTCCAGCGCGCCCTGGCGATCCACAAGCAGTCGCCGCTCGTCGATGGGCATAACGATTACCCGTGGGAAGTACGCCAACGCGCACGTGGCGACCTCGCCAAGCTCGACATCTCCACGTCCCAGCCCGTGCTGATGACCGACATCGCGCGGCTGCGCGCCGGCGGCGTCGGAGCGCAGTTCTGGTCGGTCTACACCCCATCCGACTTCGCCGGACAGAAGGCGGTGACGGCGACGATGGAGCAGATCGACGTGGTGCATCGCATGGTGCGCCGCTGGCCCCAGACGTTCGAGCTGGCGTTGACCGCGGCCGACGTCGACCGGATTTTCAAGGCGGGCAAGATTGCCTCGATCATCGGCATGGAGGGGGGGCACTCGATCGACAACTCGCTCGCCGCCCTCCGCATGTTCTACCGCCTCGGCGCCCGGTACATGACGCTCACGCACGGTCTGAACACGCCGTGGGCCGACTCGGGGACCGACAAGCCCGCCGCGCAGGGCCTGACGGCGTTCGGGGAAGAAGTGGTGCGCGAGATGAACTGGCTCGGCATGCTCGTCGATCTGAGCCACACCTCGCCTGACACGATGGAGGATGCGCTGCGGGTGGCCGAAGCGCCGGTCATCTTCTCGCACTCCAACGCCCGCGCGCTCTGCGACGTGGAGCGGAACGTGCCGGACCATATCCTTCGGATGCTGCCGAGAAACGGCGGCGTGATCATGGTCACCTTCGTGCCGAGCTTCACGTCGAGCGAGGCGGCGGCGCACATGAAGCGCGGCACGGCGGAACGCGATCGCCTCCGGAAGCAGTTTGCGGGCGACGAGCAGGCGGTCGCGGCGGCGCTCGACGAGTGGCGCAAGGCGAACCCGGAGCCGAAGGCGACGCTGGCGGCGGTGGCGGATCATATCGATCACATCCGCAAGGTGGCGGGCATCGATCACATCGGGATCGGCAGCGATTTCGACGGCATCACGTCGACGCCGGTGGGGCTCGAGGACGTCTCCACGTATCCGGCGCTCACCGCGGAGCTGCTGCGGCGCGGCTACAGCGAGGCGGACGTGAAGAAGATCATCGGGCTCAACATCCTGCGCGTGATGCGCGAGGCCGAGCGCGTCTCAGCGCGCCTGCAGAAGCAGCGCGGGCCGTCAGCGAAATAAGGGGGACAGTCACACTTTCCCGGGCCGCTGCTCCGGAAAGTGTGACTGTCCCCCTTAATCGCTCAATGCGCCGGCCCGAGCAGAATCGCATTCATGAACAGCAGCTCGCTCGCCTCCGTGAACGCCCGGTAGTTCGGGTCTTCCGCGAACGCCACCACGTGTCCACGCCCGAGCGGCTGGTGAATGAGGAACGCCTTCTCCGCGAGCAGCGCCTGCGCGCTCTCCCACGCGAGCCCGCCGGCGACCAGGCGCTCCTTCTTCGCGTACACACCGACGTTGCGCCCCTTGTCCAGCCTGATCGGCGCGAACACGCGGTTGCTCTCGACGAGCGCCGTGATCTCCTCATCGAAGCCCGCCGACAACCAGTGCTCGCCGTCCAGCCTCACACGCACCATCGCGCCGGGCGTGTTGTCCGGCCGCTCGCGTTCCGGCTGAATGGATTTCTCGTAGTCCGCCTTTTCGTCCGGCCTG
Encoded proteins:
- a CDS encoding membrane dipeptidase — encoded protein: MAQPPQAQDFLQRALAIHKQSPLVDGHNDYPWEVRQRARGDLAKLDISTSQPVLMTDIARLRAGGVGAQFWSVYTPSDFAGQKAVTATMEQIDVVHRMVRRWPQTFELALTAADVDRIFKAGKIASIIGMEGGHSIDNSLAALRMFYRLGARYMTLTHGLNTPWADSGTDKPAAQGLTAFGEEVVREMNWLGMLVDLSHTSPDTMEDALRVAEAPVIFSHSNARALCDVERNVPDHILRMLPRNGGVIMVTFVPSFTSSEAAAHMKRGTAERDRLRKQFAGDEQAVAAALDEWRKANPEPKATLAAVADHIDHIRKVAGIDHIGIGSDFDGITSTPVGLEDVSTYPALTAELLRRGYSEADVKKIIGLNILRVMREAERVSARLQKQRGPSAK
- a CDS encoding FTR1 family protein, which codes for MLQAFVITLREGLEAFLIVAISLAYLRKTGRHALLPAVHWGIAAAVAASIGLGVLLQRALNQALWEGVLALIAAVLVATLIVHMWRIGRRMKAQIEGRLEQSALRAGRAAFFGVFTFTVLMIAREGMETALLMNALLFQVKSPELIGGAIGGTALAAFVAWLWSRYGHRVNLSLFFQVTAVFLAVFVVQLLIYGFHELTEAHLWPGSDYWHALTEPYSFDGVYGQYFSYALVLFPMAWLAISAFVGPKQRRALPTGA